One segment of Rubripirellula amarantea DNA contains the following:
- the rpsJ gene encoding 30S ribosomal protein S10, with protein MSAGASEIIRIRMEAYDHSVLDLSAQEIVDTVKRTHSEVHGPIPLPTRIERYTVLSGPFVNKKSRQQYEIRTHKRLIDIVQATAKTIEALNKLSLPAGVDIKIKASAR; from the coding sequence GTGTCTGCTGGAGCTAGCGAAATCATTCGAATTCGTATGGAAGCATACGATCACTCAGTTCTTGATCTGAGCGCCCAGGAAATCGTGGACACCGTCAAACGGACCCACAGCGAAGTGCATGGACCAATTCCATTGCCGACTCGAATCGAGCGGTACACGGTTTTGTCCGGGCCATTTGTAAACAAGAAGTCGCGTCAGCAGTACGAGATCCGTACTCACAAACGCTTGATTGATATTGTCCAGGCAACCGCCAAGACGATCGAAGCCCTGAATAAGTTAAGCCTACCCGCTGGCGTGGACATCAAAATCAAGGCGTCCGCCCGCTAG
- a CDS encoding DUF2752 domain-containing protein has protein sequence MSIPASDTASPDPVASDLVSARALPSEGSEPSQIRSSDCVSLDLGNRQPLDPGVFLPRNDWLAVFRPLALIVAVIPLVLLGVSRTLVPDSDGLGTHQQLGLPPCSMRVVMGVRCPACGMTTSWAYFTRGEWRASIESNAGGFMLAILALLVCPVVLRCIWRSVYPSQAQQNWLLFALLAVLAVTIVDWSVRVFG, from the coding sequence ATGTCGATCCCCGCATCTGATACCGCGTCACCCGATCCCGTTGCGTCTGATTTGGTTTCAGCTCGTGCGTTGCCCTCGGAGGGTTCGGAGCCTTCGCAGATTCGGTCCTCGGATTGTGTTTCGCTGGATCTGGGCAATCGTCAACCGCTCGATCCAGGCGTTTTCTTGCCTCGTAATGATTGGCTTGCCGTATTTCGGCCGTTGGCTTTGATTGTTGCCGTGATCCCGCTTGTTTTGTTGGGTGTTTCGAGGACTTTGGTTCCCGACAGCGATGGGTTGGGGACTCACCAGCAGCTTGGTTTGCCGCCATGTTCGATGCGTGTGGTGATGGGCGTTCGTTGTCCGGCGTGCGGAATGACGACTTCCTGGGCCTATTTCACGCGTGGTGAATGGCGGGCAAGCATCGAGTCAAACGCTGGCGGGTTTATGCTGGCCATTCTCGCCCTTTTGGTATGTCCGGTCGTGTTGCGTTGCATCTGGCGATCGGTCTATCCAAGTCAAGCTCAGCAAAATTGGCTGCTTTTTGCTTTGTTGGCGGTTCTGGCGGTCACGATCGTGGATTGGTCGGTCCGGGTGTTTGGCTAA
- a CDS encoding DUF1583 domain-containing protein, with protein sequence MRGWSTVSAGLGLVDSMLPEGEGKNQYFKQARKSQQKQLRSGPLESLWCAYEGEIVFQRVATNPGVSSETSIQYLRPLFDGDSVTLTFWWESGETELFPIVGRTALQLTPQGTQPRWMPLKDELTASLWKEEVFAATEPIATENVPIETAWNTIAMKRSGNTIAVTLNGELLLELPADNMTRYGLLCPEGRNLKVKAAVLTGDWPEIPPTDLTIPIHASPKSP encoded by the coding sequence ATGCGCGGTTGGTCTACTGTGTCGGCAGGACTGGGGTTAGTCGATTCGATGCTTCCGGAAGGAGAAGGTAAAAACCAGTATTTCAAGCAAGCCCGGAAATCGCAACAAAAGCAACTCCGGTCGGGGCCCTTGGAATCGCTGTGGTGTGCGTATGAAGGTGAAATCGTCTTTCAACGCGTCGCCACCAATCCCGGCGTTTCAAGCGAGACTAGCATCCAATACCTACGCCCGCTGTTCGATGGTGATTCAGTGACGCTGACGTTCTGGTGGGAATCTGGCGAGACGGAACTGTTTCCCATCGTTGGCAGGACGGCACTGCAACTGACCCCGCAAGGCACCCAACCGCGATGGATGCCGTTGAAAGATGAACTCACCGCATCTTTGTGGAAGGAAGAAGTCTTTGCCGCGACCGAACCGATAGCCACAGAGAATGTTCCTATTGAGACTGCATGGAACACCATAGCGATGAAACGCAGTGGCAATACGATTGCCGTAACGCTTAATGGCGAACTGCTCTTGGAATTGCCTGCCGATAACATGACGCGATACGGTTTGCTGTGCCCGGAAGGTCGCAATTTGAAGGTCAAGGCTGCGGTTTTAACTGGCGATTGGCCCGAAATTCCACCAACCGATTTGACGATCCCGATCCACGCATCGCCAAAATCACCGTAA
- a CDS encoding outer membrane protein assembly factor BamB family protein: MPFRLEHLFIGAFWVAALASSVIAQMPFRPGEKVEVKRGRDWVSATVIKIDRSYGVQVRFSDLMDGMNGSYRFDRVRRPYEADAIYGGRVWRMAEGDHSTVAALLKVSKDDVTLRTEAMKEVTVKIEKLSTKDQNFLKRLNQQSQGLIEVQEKETRAVPFSNDGTVVVASDSSANVPLEADPIREALELAEGGTAFESANIWDRIGAIIPLGGTDQWLLASLESSKHDNPLPTRLMWVSIRKKRMSRMHLLPAQSQLKDYHEGSKMALMLEPGGSQTMLSVWKSLPSDSRPTPIISWNLSNGTRRTRDAGNWARFSSRKQVIARQSDMRITAYDLKDRKVLWVTDQARGNSSTPLLSPQRRYLFVPDADRVRVLDPESGNELTHYSLNNSALALAIADNGKDLLVVMSNKMVAIDITQPDSIREVDLGFLKPGASVTVKWLDGDVVCLSTTADEMLLFSIDRGIPLWRYQFDSSAVSGSLSDDRVRRVVDSHLLFAASVRERKPGHSTARGFGVGAVKLPGPKASGFVKYLKRDELVIFDGTEPVRIEIKAESGTPNIDESVIRANLIRQAQANGWTISDDATHALSAVIELGEPTPVRYQVPMNEQERLRERENVENRLRDQLRPPRAHDPVAGWNIRPNNFPSSSVGPSTDFDIPDSVVGSMIGNVITKTTSVRPTVSAITFLYGPEQIPVWGWGIVSTPPMLRFKSDEQALKFLHADRPADIRFFERINVPDTIVDPGFRDGLGLSRITPTGLEVQSSQ; the protein is encoded by the coding sequence ATGCCATTTCGTCTTGAACATCTTTTCATCGGCGCGTTTTGGGTAGCTGCCTTGGCGTCTTCCGTCATTGCCCAGATGCCATTTCGCCCGGGAGAAAAGGTCGAAGTCAAACGAGGTCGTGACTGGGTGTCGGCTACCGTCATAAAGATCGACCGATCCTACGGTGTCCAAGTAAGGTTTTCTGACCTCATGGACGGCATGAACGGCTCCTACCGATTCGACCGAGTCCGTCGTCCCTATGAAGCCGATGCGATCTACGGAGGCCGCGTCTGGAGGATGGCTGAAGGTGACCATTCAACTGTGGCGGCATTACTGAAGGTATCTAAGGATGACGTCACGCTACGCACCGAAGCGATGAAAGAGGTAACCGTCAAGATCGAAAAGTTGTCAACCAAAGACCAGAACTTCTTAAAGCGATTAAACCAACAAAGCCAAGGATTGATTGAAGTTCAGGAAAAAGAAACTCGCGCCGTTCCGTTCAGCAACGACGGTACGGTGGTTGTTGCGAGCGATTCAAGTGCCAACGTGCCTTTGGAAGCTGACCCCATCCGTGAAGCACTCGAACTAGCCGAAGGAGGAACCGCCTTTGAATCAGCAAATATATGGGACCGGATCGGCGCGATCATTCCGCTTGGCGGCACCGATCAATGGCTTCTCGCGTCGCTCGAAAGTTCTAAGCACGACAATCCGCTCCCTACCAGATTGATGTGGGTTTCCATTCGCAAGAAACGAATGTCAAGAATGCATCTGTTGCCTGCCCAAAGCCAACTCAAGGACTATCACGAGGGCTCGAAGATGGCGCTCATGCTTGAGCCTGGTGGCAGCCAGACAATGTTGAGTGTTTGGAAGAGCCTGCCGAGTGACTCAAGGCCAACCCCTATCATCAGTTGGAATCTATCTAATGGAACCCGGCGGACGCGAGATGCCGGTAACTGGGCTAGGTTTAGCAGTCGAAAACAAGTCATCGCTCGCCAATCCGACATGCGAATCACGGCGTACGACCTGAAGGATCGCAAAGTCCTCTGGGTGACGGACCAAGCTAGAGGCAATTCATCCACGCCGCTACTTTCACCTCAGCGACGTTACCTATTCGTCCCCGACGCCGACCGAGTTCGGGTACTCGATCCCGAGAGCGGAAACGAACTCACACACTACTCGCTGAACAACAGCGCTCTTGCGCTCGCAATCGCTGACAATGGCAAAGACCTGCTTGTGGTTATGTCCAACAAGATGGTTGCAATTGACATCACGCAACCTGACTCGATTCGCGAGGTCGACTTGGGATTCCTTAAACCAGGCGCCTCGGTCACCGTGAAATGGCTAGATGGCGACGTAGTTTGTCTGTCAACAACCGCCGACGAAATGCTGTTGTTCTCGATTGATCGAGGCATTCCGTTGTGGCGATACCAATTCGATTCGTCAGCCGTTTCGGGAAGCCTTAGTGATGATCGAGTTCGCCGAGTCGTCGACAGCCACCTGCTTTTTGCAGCCTCAGTAAGAGAACGAAAACCTGGTCATTCGACTGCCCGAGGCTTTGGCGTGGGTGCCGTTAAACTACCCGGCCCTAAAGCGTCCGGATTCGTTAAATACCTCAAACGCGACGAACTCGTGATCTTCGACGGGACCGAACCCGTCCGGATCGAGATCAAGGCTGAATCTGGAACACCCAACATTGACGAGAGCGTTATTCGGGCCAACCTGATTCGCCAAGCGCAGGCCAACGGATGGACCATTTCTGACGACGCGACTCATGCGCTCTCAGCAGTCATTGAACTAGGTGAACCAACGCCGGTTCGGTATCAAGTCCCTATGAACGAGCAAGAACGATTGCGAGAGCGTGAGAATGTAGAGAACCGATTGAGAGATCAGCTACGTCCACCGCGCGCACACGATCCAGTCGCTGGCTGGAACATTCGCCCCAACAACTTTCCATCCAGCAGTGTTGGTCCATCAACGGACTTCGACATTCCCGACTCGGTAGTCGGCTCGATGATTGGCAATGTGATAACCAAGACGACCTCCGTGCGTCCTACCGTGTCAGCAATCACTTTTCTCTATGGACCCGAACAAATTCCCGTTTGGGGCTGGGGTATAGTTTCTACTCCTCCCATGTTGAGATTCAAGAGCGATGAGCAGGCATTAAAGTTCTTACATGCAGACCGGCCTGCCGACATTCGATTTTTCGAACGCATCAATGTTCCCGACACAATCGTCGATCCCGGATTTCGCGACGGCCTCGGCCTCTCTCGAATCACTCCAACGGGCCTAGAAGTGCAAAGCAGTCAATGA
- a CDS encoding ABC transporter ATP-binding protein, whose product MKMDDIGKPARNETDLPANESTKSGHANGSATSLLPLEPLSRSVHVTSDDCIELRRLHRFFGDTKAVQDITFTVRRGHVFGYIGPNGAGKTTSMRILATLDLPSYGDAFVDGFSVVNDPEYVRARLGFMPDSFGTYRDVNCKEYLDFFARAYGLVGRERTERLRWVLDFTGTNGMAEKPIRGLSKGMKQRLCLGRALIHDPAVLILDEPAAGLDPRARIQLRQMIRELADRGKTVLISSHILTELAEVCDSVGIIEQGKLLATGSVDEIEQQQANTRELVIRVLDQSETAAAWLKTREDVDALIVDGERLRFAFSGDVRDQASLVASMIGEGFVIAEIVSHKKSLEDVFLQVTEGLVQ is encoded by the coding sequence AAACGAGACTGATCTTCCGGCAAACGAATCTACAAAATCCGGCCACGCGAATGGCTCGGCCACCAGTTTGCTACCGCTCGAACCGTTGTCGCGTTCGGTGCATGTTACTTCTGATGACTGCATCGAATTGCGTCGACTTCACCGCTTCTTTGGTGACACCAAAGCCGTTCAAGACATCACGTTTACGGTTCGTCGAGGCCATGTTTTTGGCTACATCGGCCCCAATGGTGCTGGCAAAACAACCTCGATGCGCATTCTGGCGACTCTTGACTTGCCAAGTTATGGCGACGCGTTTGTAGACGGATTCTCGGTCGTTAATGACCCTGAATACGTGCGTGCGCGGCTTGGATTCATGCCTGATTCCTTTGGCACCTACCGTGACGTGAACTGTAAGGAATACCTCGACTTCTTTGCTCGTGCCTACGGCCTGGTCGGTCGCGAGCGAACCGAACGTCTGCGGTGGGTGCTCGACTTTACCGGCACCAACGGCATGGCGGAAAAGCCAATCCGAGGACTCAGTAAAGGCATGAAACAACGGCTCTGCCTAGGCCGAGCCTTGATTCATGACCCAGCAGTGTTGATTCTTGACGAACCCGCGGCCGGACTAGACCCTCGCGCCCGAATTCAACTTCGGCAAATGATTCGCGAACTCGCCGATCGCGGCAAAACCGTGTTGATTAGCAGCCACATCCTTACCGAACTTGCGGAGGTATGTGATAGCGTCGGCATTATCGAACAAGGCAAGCTGTTGGCGACCGGGAGCGTCGACGAAATTGAGCAACAGCAAGCCAACACGCGAGAACTCGTCATCCGTGTGCTTGACCAATCCGAGACCGCCGCAGCGTGGTTGAAAACGAGAGAGGATGTCGACGCATTGATTGTCGATGGCGAGCGATTGCGATTTGCCTTTTCGGGTGATGTTCGCGATCAAGCCTCACTAGTCGCGTCGATGATCGGCGAAGGCTTTGTGATTGCCGAGATAGTGTCGCATAAGAAAAGTCTTGAAGACGTGTTTTTACAAGTCACCGAGGGACTGGTTCAATAG